GCAGCCATCTCCATTCAGGCTgaagttttttggggttttttttttcgtttttattttttttttcgtgttgttTTCACAATTATGAAGatatcaagtttttttttttttttgttttttttttttgttggtatattgtgtatgtcagtgtgaaGAAAGTATgcgttattattttttaatagtaaagaagaaacaaattctAGTACTTACTGGAGAACTGCGCACATTTCTCGAAAAATCAGTTATTCAGAGCTGTTTTATGGCTGATGTTTATCTTCAATTTGCAAGTGGTGACAAGTTTTTCTTGACATGCATGCTTCTTCAAATTTGATTATTTTAGCATCttatgaaaatatattctgGCGGCTTCACGTATTTTATTGGAACTAACAAGACCCAAAAAAATGAGAACGACCAAGGAACACCTGACCCCACCAGCTCGAGACAGACGGGAAAAAATCTCCTAGAGCCAGATACAAAGTAAAGTACATGTTAAAGATGATTAACGAGCTTTTGATGGCCTTTtacagaagagagagaagagaggagggagaaaagAACCTTGTTCCGAACATTATCTGTACGCTGTGCTAAATCTCAAAGTATTTACTAGAGAACcaaaaaacatatttgtcaGAAAATGGCAACAAATTACACTTGTTCGAGAGCAGCAACAAACTACTCGTTAAACAGAGCAACAGATTATTTTGTTCGAGAGCAGCAGCAGATCTTAACGCCTTTTCCATTTGATTCATTGCATACAAGTTTGTAAGCGACTGTAACAGTAAaagtatatctatataaacTATTTTACGTGGATTTTAGGCTTCCTCCTCTACCCGGAATACTTTAATAaccaaccacacaaacacattaagaAAATTACTACTATTTACACAAATCATTTCAAGTAAAAAATTGTACTTTAATTATAAATCTTTGTACAAATGTGTAACACTACGGCAAAATGACCTAATACGCTAGTAACATAGGTAACAAATTATTATACATAAGAATGCACAAACAATACATAAAGGTTCCTCTTGTCAAAAAGTGCACAGCCTGCAGCAAGTCTgctattattttgattttcttaaaGCAAAAAAACCTGATTAGTGCACTAAAACtgagaaatttaaaatgtcttcctAATCACCAATACATACAGCAGCAATGTTTAGTTATGAAGATAAAagcagaacaaaagaaaagagttcAGAATTGCATACGATTCACTGCCCTTACAGTCAACTATatggtgtagactgtagacaaaCAAATCTTTCACACTGAGCACAAAAAATATCACTAGTAGCTCCGCCCAAAGGGTCGAATTCAGACAAACAAAGCTTCTTGTCGAGCAAGTCTCTTGTCACTGCCATGCAATTcggtaattatttttatttcgtcGACGCCGACGTCCCATGGTCAAAAGAAACTGCCACCGGGATGGGAGGCATCATATCCAGTGACAAGAACGACCCAAAACACATCAAAATAAGAAGACCGCATACCTAGTAACACAGACGATACTGGCGTTTGAAAGACCCGAAACAATGGTGTGGATTGTTTCTCTGTAAGCTGTCGGAAGACCTGTCCTCTGTAAAAgcatagttgtttttttttttattttattgtcgaGAGCTACGAGTAGGACAATAAACAGGCCTTGGCATCCCGCTGGCAGAATTCGTTGTTGCGACACAGTGTTTGCAAAGCTGTTGACAGAGCCGAGACCCTTCTTTACTCCATACATATTTTAAGCCTTTTCGGGATCCTTTTTGTCCcatttcaaacaattttctcCAGCATTTAATATAAACTTTAAGGCAACAGCTGGTGTATCATTATCGTTATTGCGAGTGGTCGCGGCGGCAGTAGTGGTTGTCGTTGCCCTTATTATTTTTCAGTGGGTGCTGTATTGGTTGCGGTGGTGGCGGAATGTGATGTGATTGTGATGGTGCAGAccaagttaaaaacaaatatgactATGACGacgacagaaaagacaaagatgatGAAAGATGATATCCAAGAAACTGTTATATTCTATTTCAATTGCATCACAGTAATCACCTCTCCCAAAGTAAACTCAAGTCAATATCGTAAAAAGGGCACTTAAAGAGACAGTGACCGATTCTTTAAAAATAGGTTCAAAAATATGTCTGTTAACTATGTAATTTTCCAAGCCACTGAAGTGATAGGTGGTCTTAAGTCAGAGATGTCAATCTTTTAGGTTCACAGACAGCCTCATACTCAAAGTCAACAGGGGCTTTTTATGAAGCCATTCGTTCGTCTGTAGCTCCACCTGGATTGTTGCAATTGTCTAATTACAGAATTACATACCTAACTTCCATGACCCGGGTTTATTCTCACCGCAACTAAAATAAGATCACGTACGCAGGATAGGCCTGAGCCGAATCGAATACAACGTACATGCTGGGGTTGGTTGTATTATCACAAGCGCTGTTGTACGGCCTCTGTTTGGGGTCGCCGGAGTCGATGGGCGGTTTTGTCATTGTGCTATTCCCTGCCACTGTCCGACCGCACAGCACCCGAGCCACAAAAAGAGTCTTTGCTGACTGCAATGGGTCAAGGTCTAACACGGAGGTGGAATAACAGAGTGTGGAAGCTTGTTCAAGACCTGAAGCCATGCAGGAACACTTAATGCTAGGGTGCGTGTGTACTTGATAGCGTAGAGATACTCTCCACTGGCCTTTTCTTCATTCCTGTCACTGAACTTCAGTGAGTAGCTAGCATGCTTTGCGAAGTAGCatcctgaaacaaaaattattcaacTCAAAATTCCTGAGACTGAAGCAATCTGCAGTTAATCATTAATACTTCAGTAAGTTGTGAAATtttaacaaactgaaaaaaagttatgaCATTTACAATATTCTTGCAACGATTGGAAGCAGATAgccagcagcagaagcagatACGCAGGCTAGTTGGACATTCGAGTGGTGCAGCATATCCCTATGATTCAGCTGCTGACACCAGACCCCACTTTGGCTTCgggaaggaaagacaaagaagTGATGGGGGctgctttcaaataaaaaaataagcctGTCTTGAAAAAAGAACCTCACACCCAAATGGTTCATGGGATTTCAAATATCTGTGGTCTTTGGTGTAGAAAGATGCATTCTGGAACTGAATTAGGCGAAGGTTTTAAAAGTCTGCAATCCAGCAACAATTTAACAAAAGCTGATTAAAAAATAGCAATTAATTCATGCCTATGTCTACATGTACTCATGCACACACTTgtgaaacatgtaaacatttacaaagaacaAATACGACTTGGTGTCTGTCATCACCGTGTACTAACCTTTGCCATACACTGTGCCATTGCGCCCACAAAGGCGCCAGTCAAACCCCTCGCTACATATGTCATGAGCAAAGGTGGCCTCAGTTCCATGAAAGAGTAACTTTTCGTTGAGCTGGCCCTTTCCAAAATCATCGACCATGTGCTGGCGAGCtctgaataaaacaaaacattggaATGAATGACAAATAATATCTGTCCGACACGAAGCAAGTTTCTTGTTAGCTGTTTGTTGAAAAGTTGCCCGCACATTTTAATACACAGGACTCATATGCATAGATATAAGCCATTCACCCATGGGTAATGTTGCCCTAACTTGGTAGGACCAATGGATAAAGTTAACCCAACAGGCAAACTTATTTTCAGATTTATATCGATGGTGAAATTAACTAACGGATGTGCAAAGctaaaaaaacccataaaaagTGATTTCCACCCCTTTTATATATCATGAGGTTTCTACTTTCCTCTTTTGCTGATGCTGTTGTTATTAATGCTAATGACAACAGCAGTAGTCATGGGAGGAGAGTGGGCGTGGGGTAGGGATGAACCTGTTGTTTTATGCCAAGTCAGTAACTATAACAATAAGGATATATCATAACACATCAACCAGCCTTGTCAATAGACGCCACAGTAGAGGCAGAATGAAGTAACAAAGAATGCAGTATTGTATGAAAAGGGAGCATAAGCAACAGGAATCCACTAAGAACTCGCCAACATCTTGGATACTTGATaagaatcattaaaaaaataataatgaaaaaagaaagagtacaTCAAATGGTTCAGTAATGACTTGCTCACAGGGCATATCTTTCCCAGAGATGCACATTTTGTATGCGTGAAATTTGTGGATTGTTGTAACCAAAGTTAGGATAAGTGACCTCTACCCTCCTAAGGATCCTCTTGAATTCTCTGCTCTCCCTAAGTACATTAACCAGCAAGTACTTCTGCAACAGGAATAAtttatgcacacatatattcacactGATCGTAGATTGCGGACACTGACATAATGCATGTACTACAGCGTAAATACCCATATAAAAATACTTATACATGTTGTCTATAATAGGAATATGtaattttcctgaaaaaaaaaaaagccagcaaATGACTGGTTTCTACAAGCATGTACTTCACACACCAGCTAAATTGCAACCAAACTTTATCATcagatttttgtaaaatctgtttttaaaatagtacATGTAGAGCCAAAACACTCAACAATCATCATAATGGATTACCATTCTGTGTAACACATACACTGGGTTCTGTGCATGCTTGCTAGCTTATCTACATATCTCTAGGACATTAACAAGTGAACAACATTGACAGATATCTCTTGTAAACAGAACTCTCCACACAGATTGCCAAGATAATCCATGTCTAATTCTATGATCCACAGGTACCTTGTACTTGATGCCCTAGgtattttacaattttcaaaagTTAGCTATGCttatacatgcacataaaagATTTATCCTGTCTGAAGATTCACTAACCTGTTGAAAATTTGGTGGAAATGGCGCCCAGTATCGAGGAGCAGACACTGGAGACCATTCCTGAGTGGTTTTTGACCCACAGGACACATGACTAAACTGATAAAGGTCTTTCTTGCAAATCTGGCAGTATTTCtgggaaaaatataaaagcatcATAACAAGAAAACGAAGATGATATTAATGGCTATGAtacagaaggaggaagagaataAAGTGGAGAATAAAAGACAACAAGAATTTGGTGACAATAATActgatgatgaaaaaagaatgtCATTATTAGATTTAACATCTTTTGGTGCTAAAGattggtaaaataaaaaattagaaaaatattgcCTCTAAACAAAACATTACATCTCTTCAAAATTAGCAGTGTACACAGACTAGTGACCCTAACCATCCACGAAgtgttaactttaaaaaaaaagatattagtCTTCACATGCCCAGATAGATGTAAACAAAAAGCATGCCCAAAGCTTATCTGTTCAGCTATCTTTATGACCAGCTGATGGAATGTTGTAATGAATTTCCTCAGAACTTTGCATAGAAGGGTCGGCCTTTGTTTTGCAGTGAATTGTAAGGGAGGCAACAGCTACCAATATCTTTTCCTTGACAACTTTTGAACCCATCTGCCTAATTAATTCATCAATCAAAAAATGTTAGGAAGTGTCTACCAAAATTTTCGTTGATAATGGAATAAGGAAACGAAAGAAGCCCCTTGAGCTTCATCTGTTTGATAACTTAATTGTCAATCAGCTTTTACTGAAACTCACTTGTGAGCTGTTGCTGTTGATTAAACGGAATCCTATTTCCTTAGGACTTAATACCATCATGTCCATATCGCTGATTAACTTGAATGTTtccttttctgatttttctttcagtaaTTCCATAACAATGTACGGCAAAACTTTCCTTGCTTCTCCTGCTTGAGAGAACACAAACATCaagaacacaattttaaaaagccgATATGGATAAGAATACATATGTTGAAAAAATGGCACCATCTTTcctaaacaaaaatcacaaactgttcttagttttgtttatattaaaatgttgcaaacacttgcataacattttaaaagcatgatttaCTTGATGAAAGCAGTATTCCAAATCTtgccattgtttattttatacaatGATGTCACACTACCATTCTCCTTCACATAATACACAATGCTACATGCATGTGAACATCTTAACACATTCATAAATCTATTTCTCTCAGGGATCATAGAGACAAAAATCAGGATCTCAGTAACCATAACATTGAGATGTTACTTGTAAAGTAGCAATCATTTCTAAAAGTTACTCGTAACAATTGCATTTGAAGGTAGCAATCATACTGAGTTTATATCCATGGGCATCAACCATTCAATTTACCTATAGGTAAAATTGTTCCTAACTTGATTAGGGAACCAGCCAATAAAGTTAAACCCAAAATACAAATTATCTCCAAATTCATGAGTCACTGTAAAATAACATACTGGCAGAAATTCCCGAAGAGAGGCAAGATTGCTAAAAGATActtaaaaagaggaaaaaaatacaagaaagtcCAATTCATTCACTATGATGGCCATCGTAAATACTAGATGGCAAatattgtttgctttctttaggAAACATAATGACCTACAGAAAAAGCCAAAGGAATGATAGATCTAATTcaacattaataaataactaaTTTTAAACATGTCACACTTACGTAATGGAACAGTCTGTTTACAATTAGGTGCCAGACACTTGATATAAGCCTGGAAATAAGAAGTGAACATAATTAGACCCACATATCCTTATCTCAAAGACTAGAAGAGAAAGGAATAGTTGAATTGTTTAGGGACATTGACCAAGGCAGAAAAGGATGACTCAGTCAGACATTGCTTTGGACAAGTAAGTAGAAGTTAAGTGTTATCATCATTCAGTTGCACCCTGTTTTGGAGTATCCAGGACTTTATGTCAGCTATGCATTCTTGTCTCCCCGTCAGTAATTCAAGTTCAGTAAGGAGAACTGGCTGataaagctgtgtatcatcacTAGTGAGTCAAAACTTAAATAGTCCTGTAACATGCCTCTGTAGGTGATAATAAAGTTTCCTTTGATGACATTTCAACACATGTTTGGCATAGTAAGTGACCATCTCTGCACTGAGCAAAGCTGTCCCGTCCAATCAATGAACTGCATTTGCCACACAGCTGCAGGCGCTGCTGAAACTCTGAAACTGAAGGGAAGTAGCAATGATTTCAAATAGTTCTTGTCACAAGTTACACTggaacaaaaatcaagaaaatcaaTCATTGACTGAACACCCACTTTAAAACTAATGTTCACTGAATGACAGAAGGttatcataaaaaaaactaccagAATGAGGCAGAAATATGGGCAGGTGATGCACAAAACTAGCCCTTACTGATGCAACAAGCAGAGGGGAGACCAAAGTGCCTTGTTAGCTGATATAGTCTCTAATGCACCAAATagtttattttcaacttttctgTGAAAGGTAAAATTCTACTGTTTATAAAATCTGATTATCAGTCTATTATGCGCCAAAGATGCAAGCCAAAGTATCTGCATTAATATTTTGTGCTGGCTCTTCCTTCCAAATGAAGGTGGTTGAGGAAGTGGCTTTTCCAactgcatttgttttttatgtCGTCATCAGTTGCATAGCCTCCAGTTACACATTCTAAGCTCCCAATAACTCGCCAAATGACCATAGAGAATACATAACTGCGAGTGTACAGTACTGACCATCAATAacatcctctttttcttcttctgcacAGCTTTGGATAGAGGCATCTTTGTCCATTTCATTGAGGTCTATATGATCATCAACTGACGTAGCAGCTACTTCAAATTCTGGtgctgaaacaaaacatttctagtatagttaaaaaaagataaataaatcagaagCTTGTCAAGACTATCTTGCACTTCATAATAGTTCTTTCCTCCATCCACAAACATATCCTTTCAAAATGCATTATGATAACCACAGCCTTCAAAGGGTTACTCTTTCGCTAGAACAATGTAAAACATTCTCAATATTTCTAGCTTTAAAGCCAACTGTCATACCCACCATTAAATCTATTCTACACCTTAAACCACCTCTCACCTCAATAAACAttgtaatacatatatatatatacctgcaATGCTTTTGATTCTAGTGGAACTGGTTTCAGATGTTGCAGTATTACAGACTTGCTCCGTATTCTCTTCAACGTTCTGTGCATAGTCTTCACCTTGAATGACAcctaatttttctttatgtttatagTCTTGGTTTGGTACATTTCTGTCTGCTTTATTATCGTCCAAAGAAACATCCCTTGACTGTAATCAGAACAATAAAGCTTTACAAGAAGCGCCTCAAAGcctgaaaaagaaagctttattttaaaactttctccaaaaaatgtttataattaaagTCTCCATCTCCAGTCTTTTCagaaattgatattttataaaaacagataaagggGGGCaaaaaccaagaagaaaatgtagatAACATAAGGATGCATCAAACACTTTACCATTATATACTTTGAACTTGTTAAGAATTTTTAGCTGTCTAACCAGACCAAATGAAATGTATTCTCTGTTACAGGCAAGTTTCTTAACTAGTGAGCAAGAGGACAAAAATATAATGTGAAATATGCTCTTTCATGATGTTCGCCATCTTACAACTTTAATGGATACAACTTAAATGGTCCGTTAACATGCCTCTGTTGTTGAATAAGTTTCACTTGATGACTTTTTAACACATGCTTTGCATAGGAGGTGTTTGTTTCTGTGCTGAGTCAGGCTGTCCAGTCCAGCAAATAAACTGCATTTGTCACATACCACCTGCTGAGGTTCTgaaaccaaaaggaaaaaagaacaatgattttaattaattcttgcaatacaataaacaatttcccgtaaaattaaaaagataaactgACAAACTCTCTTGCTACAACCTATAGGTTAAAATTACCATGGTGAATAAAAAAGTTTCAAGattcttctttctgtcactcaaggggtattgagatattaaaaatatatccattaTATAACATTAATGACTAACACCAGTTCAGTTCTATACATCAAAGTCTGCATTTAACCCcctttcaaaagcaaaaacaaaaaaaagtaacacatacttgcactttctttttctgcaataGAACTGGCACTAGAAATGTCTTCAGTATCACAAACTTCATCAGTGTCCCTGTCATCTTCTTGCACAAGGTCTTGATTATGAatgccaaacaaaatttttatgtaTACATCATCCTCCGTCTCTTCCAGGTCTAAATCATCATCGGTTGACTGCGATCAGAACATAAATGTATACAGGTCACATTTTAAGTCTCCAAAGAGATCTTTTAAAATGGTTCCTGCAGAGTCATAACTTGTTTAAATGCTTATTATTATAAGAATCCGACCCTTTTAGAATGAATAAGGaggcagaaataaaatgaatgcaaCATCAACATAATACttacagtgttttaaaaaaattatactaaTAATGTATTTATAGTGCGATGCATGGAAAATTATTATGCAAAATATACACACCTACAGAACAAAGGGAAATAAACCAAGAATGATGTGTAGCAGTGTGTGAatggaaacaacaaagaaattcaGAGGTAGACAATTGAAATCAGGCATGGTATTAAAAAAGTGTGCAATACAATAATCAAAAAGTATGAGATACAGAACAGAATACTAATGAAAcagaatcattttaaaaacttcaggTAACCATACTTGAACCATAAATGTATTGTTGTAAACTGAGGGTTTAACTtgagttattttatttagaatataAGCTACAAAAGTgttcaacacacaacacatataaCATAGTACAGGAATACAGGTAATCACACATAACAACAAACCATTTAAGataatttgtaataatataataagaTATAATAAAGACCTCAGAGACAGAACCAGTCATTTAGTAAGTTGTACTAACTTCCTCAGACTGGATGGCCAAAGATTCCTCTCCCAATTGACAAGCATCATATAATGTTTTCCCTTGGAAGTTGCCTTCCTGGCAAAAACAATTGAGACATATGCTCAAACATGGAAGCAATTTTAAGACTTCAATAGTTAACAGGGTTACGAAACTTTGATTTCCTGAAATATCTTCCTATCATACCAATGCAAACAATATGATGCAAAACCTACAGAACCTTAAATAATCAATGGCAGATTTCAACCAAGAACAATACTTTATTTGACAAAGATAAAGACTCTACAACATATTTTgacaaaatgtaacaaataaaacttattaatattttcatctgTATACTCACGCCAAGTTAACTTCTTAAAATTTCTTAGATTGATGCATTTTACAGACATCTTGATTATACTAAAAGTAACAATACTTTTTGTCAATGCTATGGATGCAGTTTTGAcaaaattaaatacatataaTGATCATGATAAACTACATCATATCTATTTTCTCAGAGTATAGAACTTTCAGAAATTATAAATAGACAATAGCTCTcaagatggggaaaaaaaacgtTTCAACAAGACTTTCTGTCCACAACCTACCTAATCAGGATATTTCAGCATTCCTTTCATACAATTTATTGAACTTAAGTCTGGCACCTTAAAAGAGGAAACATGCAAAAACTATTTAACTCTGGAAACAgaaaagacacaacagtcaaaaAAATGCTTCTTACAATGTAATCCGAATCCTTTATTCTGCTATCTGAATCTTCTTCTTGGTGaactttactttctttctcaTGGATCTTATCGACGGGCATCTCACTTAATGATGCCAAAGTGTCCATATCAAATGAACTAACTGAACAATACTGAACCTCAGATCTGCATGATTCCTCAGACTGTGAGTCATTTGGCAGATAATCCACAGCATTGTGAAAGACTTTCCTTCTTTTGGTTTCCTGACCCAGACTACTATTCTCAGTATTTTCTTCAGTCCAGGAGTCACAGTCCATGGTGGCAACAGGCAGTAACTTTCGCTTTTGTGTACTTTCTGTGTCCTTATTCTGGACGGATATCCCATTGGTCCGATCATCATCTGTAGTCAGAAGGCACTTAAAACCTGCAAAcaattaatttcaattttatatgacatttgttgttattatttttgttttgttcatatGTTTTCCGAGGGCAGAAAGTTAAAGGGTATATAAAATAGTAGAAGTTATCAATCTGACAAAACACATatatgaaaaagaacaaaaacagaaaactaaatAACAGCGCACTTCAGAACAGAGTCTATGCATATATTTACTTAATATTATGTCCTataaaaaattctaaaaccAGGATACATGTCGTGAGTTGTGATAGGTCTTGTACTGTTTCATCTACAAAAAGTGTCTTATGTGCATCATTTGTTCTacgtcacttgaagcaaaaaaatacatcatttacaaaagaaaagcagttgctctaaCATGTCCAAGTGAGTGGGAAAACAcaacatataaaaacaaaaaccagttaTTTCCAAATACTTTGGTTATGGCTACTGGGATTGAATTTTGCCTGCAAGATTAGCTGGTGATTCCCATAGTCATAGGTAATTGCAATGTTCTACATTATTTGGCTATATAACGAACTTTACTAAGAAACCTGATATAAATCCATAATTTCCAACAGAATTTTTAGTGGATTGTGTCCAAGTTTGCTAAAAGTGATTTCTTCTTATAATCTCTGaccaaaaattatgaaaaatatacaaaattaaagCATGAACTTTTCGCTTTTCACCCGCTATATTTTGCAAAACCTGATCCATATAATCACCGCGCAACAATGAATTCTTCAAAGGTACCATTTTCACTTTGTCAAAAATAGCTGCCGGTGGAAAGTAATCAAATGGTTGTGATTTTGTCTTTGACATACAtatcaacaagaacaaaatgcaaaatatgacACTTAATTTGGAAACCCAATCATTAATTTTATGGGGGATTTTTGCATAGAAACTGAGCTATATAATGTAACagataattcttttaaaatgatctAATAGTGCACTCTTCAATTAAgatccaaaaataaaataatatttatgttagTGAAAATTAAGATTGTTGTCAAACTAATGAACAAACCTGAATCTGAAGCAAGGATTTCATTTACACagtgataaaagaaaacttccTCTGTGACTGCATCCTGGTTATGCTTAACACCAGACATAATCTGCTGGACTCTCTCTGCATCAACGTTTGGAAAGATGTTGCGCAGTTTTGTGTATAAGTTCATTTCTTGTTCCTCGGTTATCATATCTGGAGTTCAAGCAGAATTTTCAAATACAATTGGCCCCAATTTCAACAGTAAGATTAccgtattttaaaatgtcttttctcaATTTATTAAAACCTTGACTGGAGCAAAAGGTGGTGTCTTCCGTGTCTCGTATGTAAACATGAGTCATAGCATTTTATATCCTCCTGTGGCCAAGGTcgtgttaaaatttatttatctaaaaGTGAAAGTTGAATACTTCGTGGAACAGGAAACGTATGCCTTGCTCATGCGCAAAATGGTGTCTTCGTTGGTTTGCCTGCGCCATAGCAACAATccattgttttttatttgacGTCATC
This is a stretch of genomic DNA from Pomacea canaliculata isolate SZHN2017 linkage group LG3, ASM307304v1, whole genome shotgun sequence. It encodes these proteins:
- the LOC112559334 gene encoding uncharacterized protein LOC112559334 isoform X2; translation: MITEEQEMNLYTKLRNIFPNVDAERVQQIMSGVKHNQDAVTEEVFFYHCVNEILASDSGFKCLLTTDDDRTNGISVQNKDTESTQKRKLLPVATMDCDSWTEENTENSSLGQETKRRKVFHNAVDYLPNDSQSEESCRSEVQYCSVSSFDMDTLASLSEMPVDKIHEKESKVHQEEDSDSRIKDSDYIEGNFQGKTLYDACQLGEESLAIQSEESTDDDLDLEETEDDVYIKILFGIHNQDLVQEDDRDTDEVCDTEDISSASSIAEKESAKPQQVVCDKCSLFAGLDSLTQHRNKHLLCKACVKKSSSETYSTTESRDVSLDDNKADRNVPNQDYKHKEKLGVIQGEDYAQNVEENTEQVCNTATSETSSTRIKSIAAPEFEVAATSVDDHIDLNEMDKDASIQSCAEEEKEDVIDEFQQRLQLCGKCSSLIGRDSFAQCRDGHLLCQTCVEMSSKETLLSPTEAYIKCLAPNCKQTVPLREARKVLPYIVMELLKEKSEKETFKLISDMDMMVLSPKEIGFRLINSNSSQKYCQICKKDLYQFSHVSCGSKTTQEWSPVSAPRYWAPFPPNFQQKYLLVNVLRESREFKRILRRVEVTYPNFGYNNPQISRIQNVHLWERYALARQHMVDDFGKGQLNEKLLFHGTEATFAHDICSEGFDWRLCGRNGTVYGKGCYFAKHASYSLKFSDRNEEKASGEYLYAIKYTRTLALSVPAWLQVLNKLPHSVIPPPC
- the LOC112559334 gene encoding uncharacterized protein LOC112559334 isoform X3 gives rise to the protein MITEEQEMNLYTKLRNIFPNVDAERVQQIMSGVKHNQDAVTEEVFFYHCVNEILASDSGFKCLLTTDDDRTNGISVQNKDTESTQKRKLLPVATMDCDSWTEENTENSSLGQETKRRKVFHNAVDYLPNDSQSEESCRSEVQYCSVSSFDMDTLASLSEMPVDKIHEKESKVHQEEDSDSRIKDSDYIEGNFQGKTLYDACQLGEESLAIQSEESTDDDLDLEETEDDVYIKILFGIHNQDLVQEDDRDTDEVCDTEDISSASSIAEKESAKPQQVSRDVSLDDNKADRNVPNQDYKHKEKLGVIQGEDYAQNVEENTEQVCNTATSETSSTRIKSIAAPEFEVAATSVDDHIDLNEMDKDASIQSCAEEEKEDVIDVSEFQQRLQLCGKCSSLIGRDSFAQCRDGHLLCQTCVEMSSKETLLSPTEAYIKCLAPNCKQTVPLREARKVLPYIVMELLKEKSEKETFKLISDMDMMVLSPKEIGFRLINSNSSQKYCQICKKDLYQFSHVSCGSKTTQEWSPVSAPRYWAPFPPNFQQKYLLVNVLRESREFKRILRRVEVTYPNFGYNNPQISRIQNVHLWERYALARQHMVDDFGKGQLNEKLLFHGTEATFAHDICSEGFDWRLCGRNGTVYGKGCYFAKHASYSLKFSDRNEEKASGEYLYAIKYTRTLALSVPAWLQVLNKLPHSVIPPPC
- the LOC112559334 gene encoding uncharacterized protein LOC112559334 isoform X4, with the translated sequence MITEEQEMNLYTKLRNIFPNVDAERVQQIMSGVKHNQDAVTEEVFFYHCVNEILASDSGFKCLLTTDDDRTNGISVQNKDTESTQKRKLLPVATMDCDSWTEENTENSSLGQETKRRKVFHNAVDYLPNDSQSEESCRSEEGNFQGKTLYDACQLGEESLAIQSEESTDDDLDLEETEDDVYIKILFGIHNQDLVQEDDRDTDEVCDTEDISSASSIAEKESAKPQQVVCDKCSLFAGLDSLTQHRNKHLLCKACVKKSSSETYSTTESRDVSLDDNKADRNVPNQDYKHKEKLGVIQGEDYAQNVEENTEQVCNTATSETSSTRIKSIAAPEFEVAATSVDDHIDLNEMDKDASIQSCAEEEKEDVIDVSEFQQRLQLCGKCSSLIGRDSFAQCRDGHLLCQTCVEMSSKETLLSPTEAYIKCLAPNCKQTVPLREARKVLPYIVMELLKEKSEKETFKLISDMDMMVLSPKEIGFRLINSNSSQKYCQICKKDLYQFSHVSCGSKTTQEWSPVSAPRYWAPFPPNFQQKYLLVNVLRESREFKRILRRVEVTYPNFGYNNPQISRIQNVHLWERYALARQHMVDDFGKGQLNEKLLFHGTEATFAHDICSEGFDWRLCGRNGTVYGKGCYFAKHASYSLKFSDRNEEKASGEYLYAIKYTRTLALSVPAWLQVLNKLPHSVIPPPC
- the LOC112559334 gene encoding uncharacterized protein LOC112559334 isoform X1; the protein is MITEEQEMNLYTKLRNIFPNVDAERVQQIMSGVKHNQDAVTEEVFFYHCVNEILASDSGFKCLLTTDDDRTNGISVQNKDTESTQKRKLLPVATMDCDSWTEENTENSSLGQETKRRKVFHNAVDYLPNDSQSEESCRSEVQYCSVSSFDMDTLASLSEMPVDKIHEKESKVHQEEDSDSRIKDSDYIEGNFQGKTLYDACQLGEESLAIQSEESTDDDLDLEETEDDVYIKILFGIHNQDLVQEDDRDTDEVCDTEDISSASSIAEKESAKPQQVVCDKCSLFAGLDSLTQHRNKHLLCKACVKKSSSETYSTTESRDVSLDDNKADRNVPNQDYKHKEKLGVIQGEDYAQNVEENTEQVCNTATSETSSTRIKSIAAPEFEVAATSVDDHIDLNEMDKDASIQSCAEEEKEDVIDVSEFQQRLQLCGKCSSLIGRDSFAQCRDGHLLCQTCVEMSSKETLLSPTEAYIKCLAPNCKQTVPLREARKVLPYIVMELLKEKSEKETFKLISDMDMMVLSPKEIGFRLINSNSSQKYCQICKKDLYQFSHVSCGSKTTQEWSPVSAPRYWAPFPPNFQQKYLLVNVLRESREFKRILRRVEVTYPNFGYNNPQISRIQNVHLWERYALARQHMVDDFGKGQLNEKLLFHGTEATFAHDICSEGFDWRLCGRNGTVYGKGCYFAKHASYSLKFSDRNEEKASGEYLYAIKYTRTLALSVPAWLQVLNKLPHSVIPPPC